In Actinomadura citrea, a single window of DNA contains:
- a CDS encoding CCA tRNA nucleotidyltransferase, which yields MAVPDQNVTPESSRRTAIAELLRGIAPVADDLGARFAAAGHELALVGGPVRDALLRRPTKDVDLTTDAPPERTLEIIRGWADAHWTIGIDFGTVGLRKDGVELEITTYRSESYDPKSRKPEVSYGTSLVEDLRRRDFAVNAMAARLPGHDFVDPFGGLTDLQRKVLRTPGRPEDSFSDDPLRMMRAARFASQLGFTVAPDVVRAMKDMAGRIEIVSAERVRDELSKLLCGRYPREGLALLVETGLAAHVLPELPRLRLEIDEHHRHKDVYEHSLIVLEQAIAQEEGGPDLVLRLAALLHDIGKPKTRRFETGGRVSFHHHEVVGAKMARKRLTALRYPKDVISDVSRLVELHLRFHGYGTGEWTDSAVRRYVRDAGPLLNRLHKLTRADCTTRNKRKADRLRRTYDDLEVRIGRLAEEEELAAIRPEIDGNEIQEILGITPGPLVGRAYGFLLELRLDRGMIGKEAAADELRRWAAAEGIGTTSGREEDGK from the coding sequence ATGGCCGTGCCAGACCAGAACGTGACCCCAGAGTCCTCGCGGCGTACCGCGATCGCCGAGCTGCTGCGCGGGATCGCGCCCGTCGCCGACGACCTCGGCGCCCGGTTCGCGGCGGCCGGTCACGAGCTGGCGCTGGTCGGCGGGCCCGTCCGGGACGCGCTGCTGCGCCGTCCGACCAAGGACGTCGACCTGACCACCGACGCCCCGCCCGAGCGCACCCTGGAGATCATCCGCGGCTGGGCGGACGCGCACTGGACGATCGGCATCGACTTCGGCACGGTCGGCCTGCGCAAGGACGGCGTCGAGCTGGAGATCACCACCTATCGCAGCGAGTCCTACGACCCGAAGTCCCGCAAGCCGGAGGTGTCCTACGGGACGTCCCTCGTGGAGGACCTGCGCCGCCGCGACTTCGCCGTCAACGCGATGGCGGCGCGGCTGCCCGGGCACGACTTCGTCGACCCGTTCGGCGGCCTCACCGACCTGCAGCGCAAGGTGCTGCGGACGCCCGGCCGGCCGGAGGACTCCTTCAGCGACGACCCGCTGCGGATGATGCGCGCCGCCCGGTTCGCCTCCCAGCTCGGCTTCACCGTCGCGCCCGACGTCGTGCGCGCGATGAAGGACATGGCGGGCCGCATCGAGATCGTGTCGGCCGAGCGGGTCCGGGACGAGCTGTCCAAGCTGCTCTGCGGCCGGTACCCGCGGGAGGGCCTGGCACTGCTGGTCGAGACCGGCCTCGCCGCGCACGTCCTGCCCGAGCTGCCCAGGCTGCGGCTGGAGATCGACGAGCACCACCGGCACAAGGACGTCTACGAGCACTCGCTGATCGTCCTGGAGCAGGCGATCGCGCAGGAGGAGGGCGGCCCCGACCTCGTCCTGCGGCTCGCGGCGCTGCTGCACGACATCGGCAAGCCCAAGACCCGCCGGTTCGAGACGGGCGGCCGGGTCTCCTTCCACCACCACGAGGTCGTGGGCGCGAAGATGGCCCGCAAGCGGCTGACCGCGCTGCGCTACCCGAAGGACGTCATCTCCGACGTGTCCCGCCTCGTGGAGCTGCACCTGCGCTTCCACGGCTACGGGACCGGCGAGTGGACCGACTCGGCCGTCCGCCGGTACGTGCGCGACGCCGGGCCGCTCCTCAACCGCCTGCACAAGCTGACCCGCGCCGACTGCACCACCCGCAACAAGCGCAAGGCCGACCGGCTGCGCCGCACCTACGACGACCTGGAGGTGCGGATCGGACGGCTGGCGGAGGAGGAGGAGCTGGCCGCGATCCGCCCGGAGATCGACGGCAACGAGATCCAGGAGATCCTCGGCATCACCCCCGGGCCCCTCGTCGGCCGCGCCTACGGCTTCCTCCTCGAACTCCGCCTGGACCGCGGCATGATCGGCAAGGAGGCCGCCGCCGACGAACTGCGCCGCTGGGCCGCCGCCGAGGGCATCGGCACCACGTCCGGCCGTGAGGAGGACGGCAAGTGA
- a CDS encoding DUF6049 family protein translates to MKAVGRALALAALLPCLTMAASPAMASPAGVRARTPAKAPAGAPAAAQARAQVALALTKVTPKTLTAKSNIEISGAARNRTGHALAGLTLRLRYSAQPMTSRSQLDQLASGQQTALPNVAPQQQSLAQATRPGVTQGWSFRTTAQQLGLRAPAATPGVYPMRVEVLNSAQQVVGGLTTFLTLMPKQRSFKPVAVGWVLPLIDRMHRANDRTFIDDELTKELSPGGRLHRLVEAAATTGTPVTWAIDPALLDDVRQMASGDYYVKAPGAAKGVRKEKSKVAATWLTSLKTASKGDPYFVLPYGDPDVTALVRRKATRDIGVAFDARNTGFVAQLLGRQPDAHVAWPASGVGGPGTLEQLARYALKDGGSFLMSSSQFENPATGAQPNATTALQTHLGAKKALLYDQTVTQILDDGSRSASRALMSEQRFLAETAMIAAEAPSVQRTVVVAPDRLWDPSDGLAKNLLTYTKAASWIREVPLRSVESAQPQDRAFHGYSDDYEKFELGDVHLDQTRAIAKRAATFQAVMTGPVKISYERAVLRLESVGWRTSPSRAKRARKELEDELRNDMHRVRVVPPKNRRVLMGGSSGKLPVLVENTLSDQSVKVRLVVTSENSAKLKLGELEPDDAVIELGPGERAQRWIPAQAAGNGNFGVRLDLQIPGAGGRTYGDGETITVTTTGYGRLALLITGGGLAVLFVGVGVRAIRARRRRKAEAAGDGSTGMGSTGTGEPGGGLPGPGFPGPGIPSAEYSGAPGTGLPAAGRPPGVPAGPAAPGPPASGTAPAGADPAGPAAGPADSWPEDPAAVPGPAADGPAAGRGEHRRRDGG, encoded by the coding sequence GTGAAAGCGGTCGGACGCGCGTTGGCGCTGGCCGCGCTGCTGCCCTGTCTCACGATGGCGGCCTCCCCGGCCATGGCGTCCCCCGCCGGGGTCCGGGCTCGGACCCCCGCGAAGGCCCCTGCCGGCGCCCCCGCCGCGGCCCAGGCACGCGCGCAGGTGGCGCTCGCGCTCACCAAGGTCACGCCGAAGACCCTCACCGCGAAATCCAACATCGAGATTTCCGGTGCGGCGCGCAACCGCACCGGCCACGCGCTGGCCGGCCTCACCCTGCGGCTGCGCTACAGCGCCCAGCCCATGACCAGCCGGAGCCAGCTCGACCAGCTCGCGTCCGGGCAGCAGACCGCGCTGCCCAACGTCGCCCCGCAGCAGCAGTCGCTCGCGCAGGCGACCCGGCCCGGCGTGACCCAGGGCTGGAGCTTCCGGACCACCGCGCAGCAGCTGGGCCTGCGCGCCCCCGCCGCCACCCCCGGCGTGTACCCGATGCGCGTCGAGGTGCTGAACTCCGCGCAGCAGGTCGTCGGCGGCCTGACGACCTTCCTGACGCTGATGCCGAAGCAGCGGAGCTTCAAGCCGGTGGCGGTCGGCTGGGTCCTGCCGCTGATCGACCGGATGCACCGTGCCAACGACCGCACCTTCATCGACGACGAGCTCACCAAGGAGCTGTCGCCCGGCGGCCGGCTCCACCGGCTCGTGGAGGCCGCCGCCACCACCGGCACGCCGGTCACGTGGGCGATCGACCCGGCGCTGCTGGACGACGTGCGGCAGATGGCGTCGGGCGACTACTACGTCAAGGCGCCCGGAGCCGCCAAGGGCGTCCGGAAGGAGAAGAGCAAGGTCGCGGCGACGTGGCTGACGTCGCTCAAGACCGCTTCCAAGGGCGACCCCTACTTCGTCCTCCCCTACGGCGACCCCGACGTCACGGCCCTGGTCCGGCGCAAGGCGACCCGCGACATCGGCGTCGCCTTCGACGCGCGCAACACCGGCTTCGTGGCGCAGCTCCTCGGCCGCCAGCCCGACGCGCACGTCGCCTGGCCGGCGTCCGGCGTCGGCGGGCCCGGCACGCTCGAACAGCTCGCCAGGTACGCCCTGAAGGACGGCGGGTCGTTCCTGATGAGCAGCTCCCAGTTCGAGAACCCCGCGACGGGCGCGCAGCCGAACGCGACCACCGCGCTCCAGACGCACCTGGGCGCCAAGAAGGCCCTCCTTTACGACCAGACGGTCACCCAGATCCTCGACGACGGGTCGCGGTCCGCCTCCCGGGCGCTGATGAGCGAGCAGCGCTTCCTCGCCGAGACCGCGATGATCGCGGCGGAGGCGCCGAGCGTCCAGCGCACCGTCGTCGTCGCCCCCGACCGGCTGTGGGACCCCTCCGACGGGCTCGCCAAGAACCTGCTCACCTACACCAAGGCCGCGTCCTGGATCCGCGAGGTGCCGCTGCGGTCGGTCGAGTCGGCCCAGCCGCAGGACCGCGCCTTCCACGGCTACTCCGACGACTACGAGAAGTTCGAGCTGGGCGACGTCCACCTGGACCAGACCCGGGCGATCGCGAAGCGCGCGGCGACGTTCCAGGCCGTGATGACCGGCCCGGTGAAGATCTCCTACGAGCGCGCCGTGCTGCGGCTGGAGTCGGTCGGCTGGCGGACGTCGCCGAGCCGCGCCAAGCGGGCCCGCAAGGAGCTGGAGGACGAGCTCAGGAACGACATGCACCGGGTCCGAGTCGTCCCCCCGAAGAACAGGCGCGTGCTGATGGGGGGCAGCTCGGGCAAGCTGCCCGTCCTGGTCGAGAACACGCTGAGCGACCAGTCGGTGAAGGTCCGGCTCGTCGTGACCTCGGAGAACTCCGCCAAGCTCAAGCTCGGCGAGCTGGAGCCCGACGACGCGGTGATCGAGCTCGGGCCCGGGGAGCGGGCCCAGCGGTGGATCCCGGCGCAGGCGGCCGGGAACGGCAACTTCGGCGTCCGCCTCGATCTGCAGATTCCCGGCGCGGGCGGCCGGACGTACGGTGACGGCGAGACCATCACGGTCACCACGACCGGATACGGGCGGCTCGCCCTGCTCATCACGGGCGGCGGACTTGCCGTACTCTTCGTGGGCGTCGGAGTGCGGGCCATCAGAGCGAGGCGCCGCCGGAAAGCGGAGGCAGCCGGTGACGGGTCGACCGGAATGGGATCGACAGGGACAGGGGAACCAGGGGGCGGGCTCCCCGGGCCCGGGTTCCCAGGGCCCGGGATACCCTCCGCCGAATACTCCGGGGCGCCCGGGACGGGGCTACCCGCCGCAGGGCGACCCCCAGGGGTACCCGCCGGGCCCGCCGCCCCAGGGCCCCCCGCCTCAGGGACCGCGCCCGCAGGGGCCGATCCCGCAGGGCCGGCGGCCGGGCCCGCAGACTCCTGGCCCGAGGACCCCGCCGCAGTACCCGGGCCCGCCGCCGACGGGCCGGCCGCCGGGCGCGGGGAACATCGCCGCCGAGACGGTGGTTGA
- a CDS encoding adenosylmethionine--8-amino-7-oxononanoate transaminase yields the protein MIPLQLGRMSPRETERMLEFDREHIWHPYAPMPATAPALPVVSADGVRLTLADGTELIDGMSSWWAAVHGYNHPKLNAAVTGQLGKMAHVMFGGLTHPPAVRLAERLVEISPEPLTKVFFADSGSVGVEVAIKMALQFWRSQGRPERRRLLTVRGGYHGDTFGDMAVCDPVNGMHHMFTDALTQHVFASPPPLGYATEPDEAYLDELADLAAKHADELAGIIAEPIVQGAGGMRFYAPEYLRALRDIADEHGLLLILDEIATGFGRTGELWGCDHAEVVPDIMCLGKALTGGYMTMAATLCTDRVAHGITSGEAGVLMHGPTYMANPLAAAVASASIDLLLSRDWRDEVDTIEAVLTSELDGVAELPGVADVRVLGAIGVMEAREPVDVLDVQEIAMAHGVWLRPFGRLVYTMPPYVCTEDEVHHIAAAMHAIAESL from the coding sequence GTGATCCCGTTGCAGCTGGGGCGGATGAGCCCCCGGGAGACCGAGCGGATGCTGGAGTTCGACCGGGAGCACATCTGGCACCCGTACGCGCCGATGCCGGCGACGGCGCCCGCGCTGCCGGTCGTGTCGGCGGACGGGGTGCGGCTGACCCTCGCGGACGGCACCGAGCTGATCGACGGAATGTCCTCCTGGTGGGCGGCCGTGCACGGCTACAACCACCCGAAGCTGAACGCGGCCGTCACCGGGCAGCTCGGCAAGATGGCGCACGTCATGTTCGGCGGGCTCACGCACCCGCCCGCCGTCCGGCTCGCCGAGCGGCTCGTCGAGATCTCTCCCGAGCCGCTGACCAAGGTGTTCTTCGCCGACTCCGGGTCCGTCGGGGTCGAGGTCGCGATCAAGATGGCGCTGCAGTTCTGGCGGTCGCAGGGGCGTCCGGAACGGCGCCGGCTCCTCACCGTCCGGGGCGGCTACCACGGCGACACGTTCGGCGACATGGCCGTCTGCGACCCGGTGAACGGGATGCACCACATGTTCACCGACGCCCTCACCCAGCACGTCTTCGCGTCCCCGCCCCCGCTGGGCTACGCCACCGAACCCGACGAGGCGTACCTGGACGAGCTGGCGGATCTGGCCGCGAAGCACGCGGACGAGCTCGCCGGGATCATCGCGGAACCGATCGTCCAGGGCGCCGGCGGCATGCGCTTCTACGCCCCCGAGTACCTGCGCGCCCTCCGCGACATCGCCGACGAGCACGGACTGCTGCTGATCCTGGACGAGATCGCCACCGGGTTCGGCCGGACGGGCGAGCTGTGGGGCTGCGACCACGCCGAGGTCGTCCCCGACATCATGTGCCTCGGCAAGGCGCTGACCGGCGGCTACATGACGATGGCCGCGACGCTGTGCACCGACCGCGTCGCCCACGGCATCACCTCCGGCGAGGCGGGCGTCCTGATGCACGGGCCCACCTACATGGCCAACCCGCTGGCCGCCGCGGTCGCGTCCGCGTCCATCGACCTGCTGCTCTCGCGCGACTGGCGGGACGAGGTCGACACCATCGAGGCGGTCCTGACCAGCGAGCTCGACGGCGTCGCGGAGCTCCCCGGGGTGGCGGACGTCCGCGTCCTCGGCGCGATCGGCGTGATGGAGGCGCGCGAGCCGGTGGACGTCCTGGACGTCCAGGAGATCGCCATGGCGCACGGTGTCTGGCTGCGGCCCTTCGGCCGGCTCGTCTACACGATGCCGCCGTACGTGTGCACGGAAGACGAGGTCCACCACATCGCCGCCGCCATGCACGCCATAGCGGAGTCGCTCTAA
- the sigM gene encoding RNA polymerase sigma factor SigM, with amino-acid sequence MPRVGEVPDKELLARHAQGDPHAFAELVHRHRDRMWAVALRTLGDPEEAADALQDACLSAFRAAGRFRGDAAVTTWLHRIVVNACLDRVRRKSVRPATPMGDDATFDAVAPKMPDPTDAHGVSLDVRTALEQLPYEQRAALVLVDMMGYSVDDAAQVMEVPPGTIKSRCARGRARLAPLLVHHRNRREPRNVGGVEGGGMPK; translated from the coding sequence ATGCCTCGCGTAGGCGAAGTACCCGACAAGGAGCTCCTCGCCCGGCACGCACAGGGGGATCCGCACGCCTTCGCCGAACTCGTGCACCGCCACCGCGACCGCATGTGGGCGGTCGCGCTGCGCACGCTGGGCGACCCGGAGGAGGCGGCGGACGCGCTGCAGGACGCGTGCCTCTCGGCCTTCCGCGCCGCCGGACGGTTCCGCGGGGACGCCGCCGTCACCACCTGGCTGCACCGCATCGTGGTGAACGCCTGCCTCGACCGCGTCCGGCGCAAGTCCGTCCGTCCCGCGACGCCGATGGGCGACGACGCGACGTTCGACGCCGTCGCGCCCAAGATGCCCGACCCGACCGACGCGCACGGCGTCTCCCTCGACGTCCGCACCGCCCTGGAGCAGCTTCCGTACGAGCAGCGGGCCGCCCTCGTCCTCGTCGACATGATGGGCTACTCCGTCGACGACGCCGCGCAGGTCATGGAGGTTCCGCCCGGAACGATCAAGAGCCGGTGCGCGCGGGGCCGCGCCCGGCTCGCGCCCCTTCTCGTCCACCACCGGAACCGACGCGAGCCCAGGAACGTCGGAGGTGTGGAAGGAGGTGGCATGCCCAAGTGA
- a CDS encoding anti-sigma factor family protein: MNPAHLDYDVLADLAEGLLEDDEAASVNAHLETCADCRDLSADLADVSRILAEAPVPSMPAELAERIDTAIAAESMHTATVASLEQRRGRRHWRILSAAAATVVVLGGGATVGKIAMDGASSSDSAARHPAPHRSLTDPGSGSGVPKVAPGEPAPTFKVAQSGTDYRSGTLGDQVGGIVTGEQKMRSEAAAPDPRLRGCVTGVAGEQSLLLVDQAKYEGQPAIIIAVNGDRPGKRNIWVVGPDCSPQAHHLLKQLKNA, from the coding sequence GTGAACCCCGCGCACCTTGACTACGACGTCTTGGCCGACCTGGCCGAGGGACTTCTCGAAGACGACGAAGCCGCCTCCGTCAACGCACACCTCGAAACCTGCGCCGATTGCCGTGACCTGTCCGCCGACCTTGCGGACGTCTCCCGGATCCTGGCGGAGGCCCCGGTGCCGTCCATGCCCGCCGAACTGGCCGAACGCATCGACACCGCCATCGCGGCGGAGTCGATGCACACCGCCACCGTGGCGAGCCTGGAGCAACGGCGCGGAAGGCGGCATTGGCGGATACTGTCGGCGGCCGCGGCGACGGTGGTCGTGCTCGGCGGCGGAGCGACGGTCGGCAAGATCGCGATGGACGGCGCGAGCAGCAGCGACAGCGCGGCACGGCACCCGGCCCCGCACCGCTCCCTGACCGATCCCGGCTCGGGCTCGGGGGTGCCGAAGGTGGCTCCCGGAGAACCCGCGCCCACGTTCAAGGTCGCCCAGAGCGGCACCGACTACCGGTCGGGCACGCTGGGCGATCAGGTCGGCGGCATCGTGACGGGCGAGCAGAAGATGCGCTCGGAGGCCGCCGCGCCCGACCCGCGGCTCCGCGGCTGCGTCACCGGCGTCGCCGGCGAGCAGTCGCTTCTGCTCGTCGACCAGGCGAAATACGAGGGACAGCCCGCGATCATCATCGCGGTGAACGGCGACCGGCCGGGCAAGCGGAACATCTGGGTCGTCGGACCGGACTGCTCCCCGCAGGCCCATCACCTGCTGAAGCAGCTGAAGAACGCCTGA
- a CDS encoding protein kinase family protein gives MSTSVIEPGTRLAGRYRLEERISDSGGSSLWKAIDEILARAVAVRTFDPEFPRIAEAVTSARSASRLTDPRLTQVFDADDSGESAYIVSEWVAGEPLEGMLSKAPLEPGRAATLLYEASEAISAAHAAGLSHLCLTPRDLVWTTGGTVKILGVATDAVLCDRSSDDSAAEDVRGLGRMLYAALTAHWPGDEDGSALPAAPASDGVPHAPRQVQAGISHGVDSIVCRCLGIGTGEPLATPADLAKALRGVPRTPLPLFAGLGNAPPASPRQTPPRRPAPQQAPPTQPHRQPAPEPPAASHVPPPRARAQRHASPPPPPSTSTRTTPAHSHGGPKRPANPALIGIAAAALTVIVGLGAWALSGTGGDDDPKGGGATDNSQTSAPPKPSVAKLAPQGVSPAERPVGGHVDGAIGKNLASVIDGKPSGSWETQSYADSDFGRYSKGLGVLLDMGKPVKVANVKVYSPVSGGVLQVRVGDSQSPTDLKRVGEQAPNGGEVAFAANPQATGRYVLVWFTKLPGGPFKGRLGEIAVYGAAG, from the coding sequence GTGAGCACGTCAGTCATCGAGCCCGGCACCCGACTCGCCGGCCGCTACAGGCTCGAGGAGCGCATCAGCGACTCGGGCGGCTCGTCGCTCTGGAAGGCCATCGACGAGATCCTCGCGCGGGCGGTCGCCGTCCGCACCTTCGACCCCGAGTTCCCCCGGATCGCCGAGGCGGTCACGTCGGCGCGGTCGGCCAGCAGGCTGACCGACCCCCGCCTGACCCAGGTGTTCGACGCCGACGACTCGGGGGAGAGCGCCTACATCGTCAGTGAATGGGTCGCCGGCGAGCCCCTGGAGGGCATGCTCTCCAAGGCCCCGCTGGAGCCGGGCCGCGCCGCGACGCTGCTGTACGAGGCGTCCGAGGCGATCTCCGCCGCGCACGCCGCCGGGCTCTCGCACCTCTGCCTCACCCCCCGCGACCTGGTCTGGACGACGGGCGGCACCGTCAAGATCCTCGGCGTCGCCACGGACGCGGTCCTGTGCGACCGCAGCTCCGACGACTCCGCCGCCGAGGACGTCCGCGGCCTCGGCCGGATGCTGTACGCGGCGCTCACCGCCCACTGGCCCGGCGACGAGGACGGCTCCGCGCTGCCCGCCGCGCCCGCGTCCGACGGCGTCCCGCACGCGCCCCGCCAGGTCCAGGCCGGCATCTCGCACGGGGTCGACTCGATCGTCTGCCGCTGCCTCGGCATCGGCACGGGCGAGCCGCTCGCGACCCCCGCCGACCTCGCCAAGGCGCTGCGCGGCGTCCCGCGCACCCCGCTGCCGCTGTTCGCCGGGCTCGGCAACGCCCCGCCGGCGTCCCCGCGGCAGACGCCGCCGAGGCGCCCCGCGCCCCAGCAGGCGCCGCCGACGCAGCCGCACCGGCAGCCCGCGCCCGAGCCGCCCGCGGCCTCGCACGTCCCGCCGCCGCGTGCGCGCGCCCAGCGGCACGCCTCCCCGCCTCCACCGCCGTCCACCTCCACCCGCACGACGCCCGCGCACAGCCACGGCGGCCCCAAGCGGCCGGCCAACCCCGCCCTGATCGGCATCGCGGCGGCCGCGCTGACCGTCATCGTCGGGCTCGGCGCCTGGGCGCTGTCCGGCACCGGCGGCGACGACGACCCCAAGGGCGGCGGCGCCACCGACAACTCCCAGACGAGCGCGCCGCCCAAGCCGTCCGTCGCGAAGCTCGCCCCGCAGGGCGTCTCGCCCGCCGAACGCCCCGTGGGCGGCCACGTCGACGGCGCGATCGGCAAGAACCTCGCGTCCGTCATCGACGGCAAGCCCAGCGGCTCCTGGGAGACCCAGAGCTACGCCGACTCCGACTTCGGCCGCTACTCCAAGGGCCTCGGCGTCCTGCTCGACATGGGCAAGCCCGTCAAGGTCGCCAACGTGAAGGTCTACTCCCCGGTGAGCGGCGGGGTGCTGCAGGTCCGCGTCGGCGACTCGCAGTCCCCGACCGACCTGAAGCGCGTCGGGGAGCAGGCCCCCAACGGCGGCGAGGTGGCCTTCGCCGCGAACCCGCAGGCCACAGGCCGGTACGTGCTCGTCTGGTTCACCAAGCTGCCCGGCGGGCCGTTCAAGGGGCGGCTCGGCGAGATCGCCGTCTACGGGGCGGCCGGCTGA
- the murJ gene encoding murein biosynthesis integral membrane protein MurJ has protein sequence MVDIPLPGGSAPDADTTIVDTPPKQDGKGSSGILKSGAIMAVGTLASRITGFLRTAVIVAALGTGLVANAYNTANTIPNQIYDLLLGGILTSVIVPLLVRAKQRDRAAGEQYEQRVFTLAVIGLAVLTVVAVLLAPLFIDVLAGSYTGDQRAVAVLFARFFLPQLFFYGVGAFAGAVLNTRGSFGAPMWAPVLNNIVVIAVGGAFLAITTGRVDPSTISDQQLMLLSVGTTGGIVLQTVALWPSLRRVGFRWRPRLDFRRGELGEVGRMAGWTLLYVVATQVALAVVTALTNRAGKLAFDQGLGEGYGYTPYFNAYQLFQLPYAIVGVSVITALLPRMSRFAAEGKTADVRAAFSSGLRLSSVIIMPAAALMLVLGPEITTVLFAHGNTTAADALVIARVMQMFALALVPFSVYQLMLRVFYAHGDTRTPALVGLVVTTANIIMAFTAYNVLDVKWIVVGIAGGFAVTNLVGTITCWLVLRRKLGGIDGRRIVGGHLKLLVAIWPLIGFAYAAHTIADALGGTDTMLPALATLVAGSLGGGLLYVLFAKLMRVEEIQTTIATFARRLPGRAK, from the coding sequence GTGGTTGACATCCCCCTCCCCGGCGGGAGCGCCCCGGACGCCGACACCACGATCGTGGACACGCCTCCGAAGCAGGACGGCAAGGGCTCGTCCGGCATCCTGAAGTCCGGCGCGATCATGGCGGTGGGGACCCTCGCGTCCCGCATCACCGGCTTCCTGCGCACCGCCGTCATCGTCGCCGCGCTCGGCACCGGGCTGGTCGCCAACGCCTACAACACCGCCAACACCATCCCCAACCAGATCTACGACCTGCTGCTCGGCGGCATCCTCACCAGCGTCATCGTCCCGCTGCTGGTGCGGGCCAAGCAGCGCGACCGGGCCGCCGGGGAGCAGTACGAGCAGCGCGTGTTCACCCTCGCGGTGATCGGGCTCGCCGTCCTCACCGTCGTGGCGGTGCTGCTCGCGCCGCTGTTCATCGACGTCCTTGCGGGCAGCTACACCGGCGACCAGCGCGCCGTCGCCGTCCTGTTCGCACGGTTCTTCCTGCCCCAGCTGTTCTTCTACGGCGTCGGCGCGTTCGCCGGGGCCGTGCTCAACACGCGCGGCAGCTTCGGCGCGCCGATGTGGGCGCCGGTCCTGAACAACATCGTCGTGATCGCGGTCGGCGGCGCGTTCCTCGCGATCACCACCGGCCGCGTCGACCCGTCCACCATCTCCGACCAGCAGCTCATGCTGCTGTCCGTCGGCACGACAGGCGGGATCGTCCTGCAGACGGTCGCGCTGTGGCCGTCGCTGCGCCGCGTCGGGTTCCGGTGGCGGCCCCGGCTGGACTTCCGCCGCGGCGAGCTCGGCGAGGTCGGGCGGATGGCCGGCTGGACGCTGCTGTACGTCGTCGCCACCCAGGTCGCGCTCGCCGTCGTCACCGCGCTGACGAACCGGGCCGGCAAGCTCGCCTTCGACCAGGGGCTCGGCGAGGGCTACGGGTACACCCCGTACTTCAACGCCTACCAGCTCTTCCAGCTCCCCTACGCGATCGTCGGGGTGTCGGTGATCACCGCGCTGCTGCCGCGGATGAGCCGGTTCGCCGCCGAGGGCAAGACCGCCGACGTGCGCGCCGCGTTCTCCAGCGGGCTGCGGCTCTCCTCGGTGATCATCATGCCGGCGGCGGCGCTGATGCTGGTGCTCGGACCGGAGATCACCACCGTGCTCTTCGCGCACGGCAACACCACCGCCGCCGACGCCCTGGTGATCGCGCGGGTCATGCAGATGTTCGCGCTCGCGCTCGTCCCGTTCTCCGTCTACCAGCTGATGCTGCGGGTCTTCTACGCCCACGGCGACACCCGGACGCCCGCCCTGGTCGGCCTCGTCGTCACCACCGCCAACATCATCATGGCGTTCACCGCCTACAACGTCCTCGACGTCAAGTGGATCGTGGTCGGCATCGCGGGCGGGTTCGCCGTCACCAACCTGGTCGGGACGATCACCTGCTGGCTGGTGCTGCGCCGCAAGCTCGGCGGCATCGACGGCCGCCGCATCGTCGGCGGCCATCTCAAGCTGCTCGTCGCGATCTGGCCGCTGATCGGGTTCGCCTACGCCGCGCACACGATCGCGGACGCCCTGGGCGGCACCGACACGATGCTGCCCGCACTGGCCACCCTGGTCGCCGGGTCCCTCGGCGGCGGGCTGCTGTACGTGCTGTTCGCCAAGCTGATGCGCGTGGAGGAGATCCAGACGACCATCGCCACGTTCGCACGCCGGCTGCCGGGACGCGCAAAGTAA
- a CDS encoding aminoacyl-tRNA deacylase gives MKDALTIHRALLGWETAHEIVRLRLAMSRADELPRALGLPPERCLVTRVYSCDGAHHGRPFLAGAIVPAGRRPSTEAVRLGVGARGVRPAHADVVNAVTEYAAGLVCPLLLPESMPLLIDRGLVDGLHAHGVVYTATGEASTALGIKASALYSLCHPKPVDLLAPLSAASAPGRDHVTT, from the coding sequence ATGAAGGACGCTCTCACCATCCACCGCGCGCTTCTCGGTTGGGAGACGGCGCACGAGATCGTGCGGCTGCGCCTAGCGATGTCCCGGGCCGACGAACTGCCCAGGGCGCTCGGCCTGCCGCCGGAGCGGTGCCTGGTGACCCGCGTCTACTCCTGCGACGGCGCCCACCACGGCCGCCCCTTCCTTGCCGGCGCGATCGTCCCGGCAGGCCGGCGGCCGTCCACCGAGGCGGTGCGGCTGGGCGTGGGGGCCCGCGGTGTCCGTCCCGCCCACGCGGACGTGGTCAACGCCGTCACCGAGTACGCCGCGGGCCTGGTCTGCCCGCTGCTCCTGCCGGAGTCGATGCCGCTGCTGATCGACCGCGGCCTCGTGGACGGGCTCCACGCCCACGGCGTCGTCTACACCGCGACCGGCGAGGCGTCCACGGCGCTCGGCATCAAGGCCAGCGCGCTGTACTCCCTCTGTCACCCGAAACCCGTCGACCTGCTGGCCCCGCTCAGCGCCGCGTCCGCCCCGGGGCGGGACCACGTGACGACCTGA